One segment of Marvinbryantia formatexigens DSM 14469 DNA contains the following:
- a CDS encoding tyrosine-type recombinase/integrase: MLHINRTIVKLLTLQGKNETKAPDSCRSYPLTEEMESFFMRVIEKKEANGKYYGNTYHENTFLFTWEDGKPFAPDFVYHHFTRLIKKYGKPGFTFHNLRHSTASMLYEKGWHPKDIQEWLGHADFYTTMNIYTHLERTQERKS; the protein is encoded by the coding sequence TTGCTCCACATAAATAGAACGATCGTAAAGCTTCTGACACTCCAGGGCAAAAATGAAACTAAGGCACCTGACTCCTGCCGCTCTTATCCACTGACAGAAGAGATGGAATCTTTTTTCATGAGGGTAATCGAAAAGAAAGAGGCTAACGGAAAATATTATGGGAATACCTACCATGAGAATACCTTTTTATTTACATGGGAAGACGGGAAACCTTTTGCACCAGATTTTGTTTATCATCATTTTACCAGACTGATAAAGAAATATGGAAAACCGGGATTCACGTTCCATAATCTTCGTCACTCCACAGCATCCATGCTCTATGAAAAAGGATGGCACCCGAAGGATATCCAAGAGTGGCTTGGACACGCAGACTTTTATACAACTATGAATATTTACACCCATTTAGAACGTACACAGGAGCGAAAAAGCTGA
- a CDS encoding BrnT family toxin, producing MLIYKYKKKYVENERQWLLKMNKTISFALGDMLFEYDEEKNEKNIKKHGISFKQAARVFFDYDRIEFYDEDNSMEEERYNTIGDISAGHISSGCGNMTIGNVNQFIGAVNDILFVVYTERIRMEKDGSKRDVTRLISARFATSFERGLYYGKCE from the coding sequence ATGTTAATATATAAATATAAAAAGAAATATGTTGAGAATGAAAGGCAATGGTTGCTTAAGATGAATAAAACGATATCTTTTGCATTGGGAGACATGCTTTTTGAATATGATGAGGAAAAGAATGAGAAGAATATTAAAAAGCATGGGATATCATTTAAACAGGCGGCGCGTGTATTTTTTGATTATGACCGTATAGAATTTTATGATGAAGATAATAGCATGGAAGAAGAACGTTATAATACCATAGGCGATATATCGGCGGGACATATATCATCGGGCTGCGGGAATATGACGATTGGAAATGTCAATCAGTTTATAGGAGCAGTGAATGATATTTTATTCGTTGTATATACTGAAAGGATACGGATGGAGAAAGATGGTTCTAAAAGAGATGTAACAAGATTAATTTCAGCAAGGTTTGCAACGAGCTTTGAGAGGGGGCTTTATTATGGTAAATGTGAATGA
- a CDS encoding Uma2 family endonuclease — protein sequence MPLSEEKYYTSEDYWNLPEGQRAELIDGKLYNMALPDRMHQELVFQLSRIIGNFIESNHGECKIYPAPFAVNLNADNQKWLEPDISIICDRKKLSDRGCEGAPDFIIEVVSPGSRKTDYSTKNALYSDAGVREYWIVDPKKSCTTVYRYEEDAAPTIIPFEQSIQVGIYKNLRITISELIK from the coding sequence ATGCCATTATCAGAAGAAAAATATTATACATCCGAAGACTATTGGAATCTCCCGGAAGGACAGCGCGCCGAACTCATCGACGGAAAGCTTTATAATATGGCTCTGCCAGACAGAATGCATCAGGAGCTTGTTTTCCAGCTCAGCCGTATCATCGGAAATTTTATTGAATCCAATCACGGAGAATGTAAAATTTATCCGGCTCCATTTGCTGTAAACCTTAATGCTGATAACCAAAAATGGCTGGAACCTGATATCAGCATTATCTGTGACAGGAAAAAACTTTCTGACCGCGGATGTGAGGGCGCTCCCGATTTCATTATTGAAGTGGTGTCGCCTGGAAGCCGCAAAACAGATTATTCTACCAAAAACGCTCTTTACTCCGATGCCGGTGTACGCGAATACTGGATTGTTGACCCCAAAAAGTCCTGTACCACTGTCTACCGTTATGAGGAAGATGCCGCACCAACTATTATCCCATTTGAGCAGTCAATCCAGGTCGGAATATACAAAAATCTGAGGATAACGATTTCGGAATTAATAAAATAG
- a CDS encoding SGNH/GDSL hydrolase family protein — MLKGNGKEYGFVHIKPLENSPLAGQDICILGSSVVYGEASGQEAVGEYLAARLSAKLTKEAVSGTTLVDDGSDSYIQRMQHKIDSRKHFSLFICQLSTNDATAGKPLGEISEGRELKDFDTSTVTGAVEYIICYAKQTWGCPVVFFTESRYDSAQYDAMVGRLRELRDKWDIGILDLWDNADFNNITDGERRLYMADDVHPTKAGYRDWWGPEIEKQLLAFI, encoded by the coding sequence ATGTTAAAAGGAAATGGAAAAGAGTACGGATTTGTTCACATTAAACCGCTGGAAAACAGTCCGCTGGCAGGACAGGATATCTGCATTCTGGGGTCGTCTGTAGTATACGGGGAGGCGTCCGGGCAGGAGGCGGTCGGGGAATACCTGGCTGCCAGACTGTCGGCGAAGCTCACGAAAGAGGCAGTGAGCGGAACCACTCTGGTGGATGACGGCTCCGATTCTTACATTCAGAGAATGCAACATAAGATTGATTCACGGAAGCATTTTTCACTTTTTATCTGTCAGTTATCCACAAATGATGCCACTGCCGGGAAGCCGCTGGGGGAAATCAGTGAAGGCAGGGAGCTGAAGGATTTCGATACGTCCACAGTTACCGGGGCAGTGGAATACATCATCTGTTATGCAAAGCAGACATGGGGCTGTCCGGTAGTCTTTTTTACGGAAAGCCGTTATGACAGTGCGCAGTATGATGCGATGGTCGGCAGACTCCGGGAGCTTCGGGATAAATGGGATATCGGGATTCTGGATTTGTGGGACAATGCTGATTTTAACAACATCACCGACGGGGAGCGCAGGCTCTATATGGCGGACGATGTCCATCCGACAAAAGCGGGATACCGGGACTGGTGGGGACCGGAAATAGAAAAACAACTGCTCGCATTCATTTGA
- a CDS encoding AraC family ligand binding domain-containing protein — MKKETRTVVYDDALRVEAYHFEGIVQPFPNHFHEYYVIGFVEKGQRVLSCKNREYVIRPGNIVLFNPGDNHACVQSDDGAFDYRGFNITKEIMLELAEEITGRHMLPGFSENVIQDEEAVCYLRPLHELVMEGSGEFGKEENLLLLMSLLIQKYGQPFESCIPECPEEIEKACAFMEQHYAERICLDQICRCAGLSKSALLRAFTVSKGVTPYRYLENIRIGKAKKLLEQGVLPIDAALKTGFSDQSHFTNYFSRFIGLAPGVYREIFHMKFEEALYEK; from the coding sequence ATGAAGAAAGAAACGAGAACCGTTGTCTATGACGATGCGCTGCGCGTAGAAGCCTATCATTTTGAAGGAATCGTGCAGCCCTTCCCCAATCATTTTCATGAATATTATGTGATAGGATTCGTTGAGAAGGGGCAGCGCGTCCTTTCCTGCAAAAACCGGGAGTACGTTATAAGACCGGGAAATATTGTTCTGTTTAATCCGGGAGATAATCACGCCTGCGTCCAGAGTGACGACGGTGCGTTCGATTACCGGGGTTTTAATATCACAAAAGAAATTATGCTGGAGCTGGCGGAGGAAATTACGGGAAGACACATGTTGCCGGGATTTTCTGAAAATGTGATCCAGGATGAGGAAGCGGTCTGCTATCTGCGTCCGCTGCACGAGCTGGTAATGGAGGGCTCCGGCGAGTTTGGGAAAGAAGAAAATCTGCTTCTTCTGATGTCACTGCTTATCCAGAAGTACGGGCAGCCCTTTGAGAGCTGTATTCCGGAATGTCCGGAGGAAATCGAAAAAGCCTGCGCTTTTATGGAACAGCATTATGCGGAGCGCATCTGTCTGGATCAGATATGCCGGTGCGCCGGTTTAAGCAAATCTGCATTGCTGCGGGCATTTACTGTATCTAAAGGCGTTACGCCGTATCGCTATCTGGAAAATATACGCATCGGTAAAGCGAAAAAGCTGCTGGAGCAGGGCGTGCTGCCCATTGATGCGGCGCTGAAAACCGGCTTTTCAGACCAGAGCCATTTCACAAATTATTTCAGCCGTTTTATCGGACTGGCTCCCGGCGTTTACCGGGAAATCTTTCACATGAAATTCGAGGAAGCATTGTATGAAAAATAA
- a CDS encoding DMT family transporter, with product MKNKNTAGHLAALLTIIIWGTTFISTKILLADFQPVEILFYRFIIGLLALLVVYPHRLRGTTRGQELTFAAAGLCGICLYYLLENIALTYTLASNVGVIISVAPFFTALLSHIVMKEEKLRANFFAGFAVAMAGIFLIGFNGSRLELNPAGDLLALLAAFVWACYSVLTKKISGYGYHTILTTRRVFCYGILFMLPALLLSDFKLEPGRLAQPVYLFNMLYLGLGASALCFVTWNFAVKVLGAVKTSVYIYMVPVITVVTSAFVLHEQITVLAGAGTVLTLAGLFLSEGKR from the coding sequence ATGAAAAATAAGAACACGGCGGGACATTTAGCTGCGCTGCTTACCATTATCATCTGGGGAACCACCTTCATTTCCACAAAAATTCTGCTTGCGGATTTCCAGCCGGTGGAGATTCTGTTTTATCGTTTTATAATCGGACTGCTTGCGCTGCTGGTCGTTTATCCGCACCGTCTGAGGGGAACTACCCGCGGGCAGGAGCTTACCTTTGCCGCGGCGGGGCTGTGCGGAATCTGCCTTTATTATCTGCTGGAAAACATTGCGCTGACTTACACGCTGGCGTCCAATGTAGGCGTGATTATTTCTGTGGCGCCGTTTTTTACAGCGCTTTTGTCACATATTGTTATGAAAGAAGAAAAGCTGCGGGCAAATTTCTTTGCCGGGTTTGCGGTGGCAATGGCTGGAATATTTCTGATTGGCTTCAACGGCTCCAGACTGGAGCTGAATCCGGCGGGCGATTTGCTTGCGCTTCTGGCTGCCTTTGTCTGGGCGTGCTATTCGGTGCTGACAAAGAAAATCAGCGGCTATGGCTATCATACCATCCTCACCACCAGACGGGTCTTTTGTTATGGCATTCTGTTTATGCTGCCGGCGCTGCTGTTGTCTGATTTTAAGCTGGAGCCTGGCAGGCTTGCGCAGCCGGTTTATCTGTTTAATATGTTGTATCTGGGGCTTGGGGCTTCCGCTCTGTGCTTTGTCACCTGGAATTTTGCGGTGAAGGTGCTGGGCGCGGTAAAGACAAGCGTTTATATTTATATGGTACCTGTTATTACGGTTGTGACCTCGGCATTTGTTCTGCATGAGCAGATAACGGTGCTGGCAGGCGCCGGGACAGTATTAACGCTGGCGGGACTGTTTCTGTCAGAAGGAAAACGGTAA
- a CDS encoding YbaN family protein produces the protein MKKMLYIILGCVGVALGAVGAVLPLIPTFPFLLLAAYCFARSSERLHNWFIGTKLYRDNLESYVAGKGMTRKTKIRIISTVTVLMLIGFLMMSRVPVGRVVLACVWVFHIVYFAVAVKTIPEPAEGECQ, from the coding sequence ATGAAAAAAATGTTGTATATTATTCTGGGCTGCGTCGGAGTGGCGCTTGGTGCGGTGGGAGCTGTTCTGCCGCTTATTCCGACATTTCCGTTTCTTCTGCTTGCGGCGTATTGCTTCGCCCGAAGCTCTGAGCGCCTGCATAACTGGTTTATCGGAACGAAGCTGTACCGGGACAATCTGGAGAGTTATGTGGCAGGAAAAGGAATGACACGGAAAACAAAAATCCGGATTATCAGTACCGTTACGGTGCTGATGCTGATTGGATTTCTTATGATGAGCCGGGTTCCGGTGGGAAGAGTTGTGCTTGCCTGCGTGTGGGTGTTCCATATTGTATATTTTGCAGTGGCGGTAAAAACTATTCCGGAACCGGCAGAGGGAGAATGCCAGTAG